The following coding sequences lie in one Methanopyrus sp. SNP6 genomic window:
- a CDS encoding DegT/DnrJ/EryC1/StrS aminotransferase family protein codes for MSKLAIDGGRPVREDPIPIAQPILGDEEARAVTEVLRSGQLAQGPRVEEFEREFAKFVGCEHCIATSSGTTALQLALESAGLGPGDLAIVPSFTFIATANAALHVGAHVAFVDIDLETYCMDPYSLEEVVKLLKDRVLRPRTVVVVPVHLYGHPADMDPILEIAEEHDLIVIEDAAQAHGAEYKGKRAGSLGDAACFSFYPTKNMTTGEGGAITTDDEELAERARMLRSHGERERYDHVEIGYNFRMTDIAAAIGTVQLRRLEEFNEQRRENARYYLKELADLEPLIELPTEKSWAKHVYHQFTIRVNVKELSCTRDEFAEALRAEGVDCAVHYPTPLHRQPAYLRRGYYATELPKSERAAETVLSIPVHPGLSEKDRQDVVEAVEKVVSAFSR; via the coding sequence TTGTCCAAGCTCGCCATCGATGGAGGCAGACCGGTTAGGGAGGATCCTATACCGATAGCTCAACCTATCCTGGGTGATGAGGAGGCTCGTGCCGTCACGGAAGTCCTTCGGTCGGGCCAGCTCGCTCAAGGACCACGCGTTGAGGAGTTCGAGCGTGAGTTCGCCAAGTTCGTCGGATGTGAACACTGCATCGCGACGAGTTCGGGCACGACCGCACTGCAGCTCGCCCTGGAGTCCGCCGGGCTCGGTCCGGGCGACCTCGCGATCGTTCCGTCTTTTACGTTTATCGCTACTGCGAACGCCGCCTTGCACGTGGGCGCCCACGTCGCGTTCGTAGACATCGATCTGGAAACGTACTGTATGGATCCATACTCCCTTGAGGAGGTCGTGAAGCTCCTGAAAGACCGCGTGCTACGCCCCCGCACCGTAGTAGTGGTCCCAGTGCATCTCTACGGTCACCCAGCCGACATGGATCCGATCTTGGAGATCGCGGAGGAACACGATCTCATCGTAATCGAAGACGCGGCACAGGCCCACGGAGCCGAGTACAAAGGTAAGAGGGCAGGATCCTTGGGAGACGCCGCCTGCTTCAGTTTCTATCCGACCAAGAACATGACAACGGGAGAGGGAGGGGCAATCACCACGGACGACGAGGAACTGGCCGAGCGGGCCAGGATGCTCCGCTCACACGGTGAGCGCGAACGCTACGACCACGTGGAGATAGGGTACAATTTCCGGATGACGGACATCGCCGCGGCTATCGGGACCGTTCAGCTCCGGAGGCTGGAGGAGTTCAACGAGCAGAGGAGGGAGAACGCTCGCTACTACCTCAAGGAGCTGGCCGATTTAGAACCCCTTATCGAGCTACCGACCGAGAAGTCCTGGGCGAAACACGTTTACCATCAGTTCACGATCAGGGTTAACGTGAAGGAGTTATCCTGTACGCGAGACGAGTTCGCGGAGGCGCTTCGCGCCGAGGGAGTTGATTGTGCCGTACATTACCCGACTCCGCTGCACCGACAACCCGCGTACCTTAGGCGCGGTTACTACGCCACGGAGCTTCCGAAATCGGAGCGTGCGGCCGAGACCGTACTATCCATCCCGGTACACCCAGGTCTGTCGGAGAAGGACCGTCAGGACGTTGTGGAAGCTGTGGAGAAAGTCGTTTCCGCGTTTTCCCGATAG
- a CDS encoding orotidine 5'-phosphate decarboxylase / HUMPS family protein, with protein MLTQVALDLTSLPKAIEIAEASVEAGIHILEVGTPLIKAEGSRAIERLAEEFPERPIVADTKTMDVGALEAELSIKHGANLGCVLGAAPEETIRSFVTRAHELCAGALVDTIGVNPVNVLSKLEGLEELPDYLLLHAAIDEPITGEELLHKFGVDRCPARTAVAGSLTPRKIEELDGVDLVIVGGYITSSEDPSKAAEAVVEAASVEPYDFRPDEDQREALLGIRKHSTVGLVVKDPERVSEVLNAAIQLVEWVRNEPSLRTVGDDDSDLVPKFEDDGRDLTLVLGAEEFDREDLESIVKESVKTILVAEEHVLKLYGVVEAVYEI; from the coding sequence ATGCTTACGCAAGTAGCGTTGGACCTTACATCTCTACCCAAGGCCATCGAAATAGCCGAGGCGAGCGTGGAGGCCGGTATTCACATACTTGAGGTCGGAACACCGCTCATCAAGGCCGAAGGATCGCGGGCGATCGAACGGTTGGCCGAGGAGTTTCCGGAACGCCCAATAGTCGCCGACACGAAAACGATGGACGTAGGGGCACTGGAGGCGGAGCTATCGATTAAACATGGGGCGAACTTGGGATGCGTACTGGGTGCGGCTCCCGAGGAGACGATCCGATCGTTCGTCACCAGAGCACACGAGCTTTGCGCGGGGGCGTTAGTGGACACTATCGGTGTCAATCCCGTAAACGTTCTGTCGAAGTTGGAGGGACTTGAGGAACTCCCGGACTACCTCCTGCTCCACGCGGCTATCGACGAGCCGATCACTGGGGAAGAGCTACTCCACAAGTTCGGGGTCGACCGGTGTCCCGCGAGAACCGCGGTCGCAGGTAGCCTCACCCCGAGGAAGATAGAAGAGCTGGATGGCGTGGACTTAGTGATCGTTGGCGGATACATCACGTCCTCCGAGGATCCCTCGAAGGCCGCGGAGGCTGTCGTAGAAGCCGCCAGTGTGGAACCTTACGATTTCAGACCCGACGAAGACCAACGTGAGGCGTTGCTTGGTATTCGTAAACACAGTACCGTTGGACTCGTCGTCAAGGATCCTGAACGCGTCTCCGAAGTCTTGAACGCGGCTATCCAGCTCGTGGAATGGGTCCGAAACGAGCCCAGCTTGCGTACCGTCGGTGACGATGACTCGGATCTCGTACCGAAGTTCGAGGATGACGGGCGCGATCTCACCCTGGTCCTGGGAGCGGAGGAGTTCGATCGGGAGGACCTCGAGAGTATCGTCAAGGAGAGTGTGAAGACGATCCTCGTAGCCGAGGAACATGTACTCAAGCTGTACGGGGTAGTGGAAGCAGTCTACGAGATATGA
- a CDS encoding methanogenesis marker 8 protein, translating into MTKYEHVMECLGKTPVRVIWKDGNVKVHAEGDPLIERCPLMRRREGFSKLTRETAERHVLNKVNEVGMFTPKRRIRSCRRYTPFGVSETLMTCLQHRLIDAAVIVSDCAGTVVTDKPTIVQGLCGEISGIRDTDPIPEVVDRLEESGCSVLGKIDQREGVEIALEGRRRFVAVTVADAGDAETIREEFGDDVLIAAVHTTGTDEEDAERLVQYCDIITGCASKTVRRAVGRRYILKAGSQIPVYGITPAGAEALWLNVRELLGDLKLEVRHLG; encoded by the coding sequence GTGACGAAGTACGAGCACGTGATGGAGTGCCTGGGGAAGACACCGGTACGGGTGATCTGGAAGGACGGGAACGTGAAGGTCCACGCCGAAGGTGACCCCTTGATCGAGCGATGTCCCCTGATGCGTCGCCGGGAGGGCTTCAGCAAGTTAACTAGGGAGACGGCCGAACGCCACGTCCTTAACAAGGTCAACGAGGTGGGTATGTTCACCCCGAAGCGTAGGATCCGATCTTGCCGTCGCTACACCCCGTTCGGGGTTTCCGAGACACTGATGACGTGTCTACAACATAGGCTCATCGACGCTGCCGTAATAGTCTCTGACTGTGCCGGTACGGTCGTCACCGACAAGCCGACGATCGTTCAGGGTCTTTGCGGCGAAATCTCTGGGATCCGGGATACGGATCCCATCCCCGAGGTCGTAGACAGGTTAGAGGAATCCGGCTGCTCGGTACTAGGGAAAATCGATCAACGTGAAGGTGTCGAGATAGCGCTGGAGGGGAGGCGAAGGTTCGTCGCCGTAACCGTCGCGGACGCCGGAGACGCTGAGACCATTCGAGAGGAGTTCGGTGACGATGTACTGATAGCCGCGGTACACACTACGGGAACCGACGAGGAGGATGCCGAACGACTGGTGCAGTATTGCGATATAATCACCGGCTGCGCCTCGAAGACCGTGCGACGTGCGGTCGGACGTAGGTACATATTAAAAGCCGGTAGCCAGATTCCAGTCTACGGGATCACTCCCGCCGGAGCCGAGGCTCTGTGGCTTAACGTCCGAGAACTTCTCGGGGACCTCAAGCTCGAAGTACGTCACCTTGGGTGA
- a CDS encoding SAM-dependent methyltransferase — MPLRLIPIGLVVKSTDEEGIVRVRERYRKCLEGLEGFSHVWILWWGHEADRTVTRVRPVHGRVPELVGVFACRSPDRPNPVLLTLCRILEVRLSSGELRVSGLDARTGSPVVDMKPYLPDYDEPDGEVSVPEWVERVTQGRRPPRTRGYHR, encoded by the coding sequence GTGCCGTTGCGTCTGATACCGATAGGGTTGGTCGTCAAGAGTACGGACGAAGAGGGAATCGTGAGAGTAAGGGAGAGATACAGGAAGTGCCTCGAGGGGTTGGAGGGATTCTCCCACGTCTGGATACTGTGGTGGGGGCATGAAGCAGATCGGACCGTTACGAGGGTGAGACCAGTTCACGGGAGAGTCCCCGAGCTCGTCGGCGTTTTCGCCTGTAGGAGCCCTGACCGGCCGAATCCCGTGCTCCTGACGCTTTGTCGGATACTGGAGGTCCGTCTGAGCTCCGGCGAGCTTCGAGTCTCCGGCCTAGACGCCCGAACTGGGTCGCCAGTAGTCGATATGAAACCATACCTACCTGACTACGACGAGCCCGATGGGGAGGTGTCGGTACCTGAGTGGGTCGAGAGAGTCACACAGGGTCGCCGGCCTCCTCGAACTCGAGGTTACCATCGATGA
- a CDS encoding 50S ribosomal protein L35ae, producing the protein MSEVKRGVIVNYRVGRHTQDPRQCIIEFEGVENRSEAAQLIGREVIWKHPETGRVIRGKVVDTHGNNGAVRVRFERGLPGQALGTEVILK; encoded by the coding sequence GTGAGTGAGGTCAAGCGAGGTGTGATTGTGAACTACCGCGTGGGAAGGCACACGCAGGATCCCAGGCAGTGCATAATAGAGTTTGAGGGTGTCGAGAACAGATCAGAGGCGGCCCAGTTGATCGGTAGGGAAGTCATCTGGAAGCACCCTGAGACGGGTAGGGTGATTCGTGGTAAGGTGGTCGACACTCACGGCAACAACGGGGCCGTACGTGTCCGGTTTGAGCGTGGTCTCCCGGGCCAGGCCTTGGGTACCGAAGTGATACTGAAGTGA
- the selB gene encoding selenocysteine-specific translation elongation factor, which yields MPIVHVGLFGHIDHGKTALAAQLTEKPSTAALDKHPEEKERGITIDLGFSSFELGDYTVTLVDAPGHADLIRTVVAGAEIIDAAILVVAADEGPQVQTGEHLVVLNHLGIDRGVVALNKVDLVDEKTVERRIEEIKRVLQGTALEDAPIIPVSAKTGEGIENLKDALLEVLEPPDRDLDSPFRMPIDHAFHVKGAGTVVTGTVLTGRVEVGDELTLYPIGKTVEVKSIQSFGRDKQEARAGDRVGIALRGVREEEIERGFQLAEQGSLRVTRYLDLKVEMDPLFSQSIGQKTMLHIHVGMRSVPARVVPHDDGFLLDSLRPGESSYLYAKLNEPVAVKEGDRTILVKLDLPPTTLRIAGSGLVEGTSKRETFKRVSRRRGRVTRADHMGKGLAVVDGLALNKEHAERLVGEKVSTEGGVEGKIVDTHGTRGAVLVDFEGEVKTGERVVLERVRNVKIVL from the coding sequence GTGCCTATAGTACATGTTGGACTGTTCGGGCACATCGACCACGGCAAGACGGCACTCGCAGCGCAGCTGACCGAGAAGCCTTCCACGGCGGCGTTGGATAAACACCCGGAGGAGAAGGAGCGTGGTATCACGATAGACCTGGGGTTCTCCAGCTTCGAGCTCGGTGATTACACCGTCACACTGGTAGACGCCCCGGGCCACGCCGATCTCATCAGAACCGTGGTGGCCGGGGCCGAAATAATAGATGCCGCGATCCTGGTTGTAGCGGCCGATGAGGGTCCTCAGGTACAGACCGGGGAACACTTGGTGGTACTTAACCACCTGGGTATCGACCGCGGGGTCGTCGCCCTTAATAAGGTGGATTTGGTGGACGAAAAGACTGTCGAGCGTCGGATAGAGGAAATCAAACGAGTACTTCAGGGAACCGCCCTAGAAGATGCCCCAATAATACCAGTCTCCGCGAAGACAGGTGAGGGCATCGAGAACCTGAAAGACGCGTTGCTCGAGGTGCTGGAGCCTCCAGATCGTGATCTGGATTCCCCGTTTAGAATGCCGATAGACCACGCGTTCCACGTCAAAGGCGCTGGGACCGTGGTAACCGGTACCGTACTAACCGGGCGCGTCGAAGTCGGGGATGAACTGACACTGTACCCGATCGGTAAGACCGTTGAAGTAAAGTCCATCCAGAGTTTCGGGAGGGACAAGCAGGAAGCGCGTGCGGGTGATCGGGTCGGAATAGCACTACGAGGGGTCCGAGAGGAAGAGATCGAACGTGGCTTCCAACTAGCCGAGCAGGGTTCCCTGCGGGTCACTAGATACCTCGACTTGAAGGTGGAAATGGATCCTTTGTTCTCTCAATCTATCGGGCAGAAGACGATGCTGCACATACACGTCGGAATGAGGTCCGTACCGGCCCGGGTCGTGCCTCACGACGATGGGTTCCTCCTAGACTCCCTACGACCCGGCGAATCGAGTTACCTGTATGCGAAGCTCAACGAGCCCGTTGCCGTTAAAGAGGGAGACAGGACGATCCTCGTTAAGTTGGACTTACCGCCGACAACGCTCCGTATAGCGGGTTCCGGGCTCGTGGAAGGTACCTCGAAGCGCGAGACATTCAAGCGCGTCTCCAGACGACGTGGGCGCGTTACTAGGGCTGACCATATGGGGAAGGGTTTAGCTGTCGTCGATGGATTAGCTCTAAACAAGGAGCACGCCGAGCGCCTAGTGGGCGAGAAAGTCAGTACGGAAGGAGGAGTCGAAGGGAAAATCGTTGATACTCACGGTACGCGTGGGGCCGTACTCGTAGACTTCGAGGGAGAGGTTAAGACGGGAGAGCGGGTCGTTCTGGAGCGGGTTCGGAACGTCAAAATAGTTCTCTAA
- the glyS gene encoding glycine--tRNA ligase: protein MTEDIYERIMEIARRRGFILPAFRIYGGARGFYDYGPLGALLKRKIEEKWREYYVHKEGFMEIEAPNLLISEVFEASGHVEHFIDPMTHCSECGEFFRADHLVEEELGVDAEGMSPEELEDLIREHDLRCPECGGKLAEVTEFNLMFDTNIGPKEGRTGYLRPETAQAIFIQFKDLYRWARQKLPFGVVQIGRAYRNEISPRQGVIRLREFTQAEAEVFFDPEEKEYPGFERYADEVLKFYPIEEQRKEDGEMLEMSVREAVEEGMVSQPIGYFLGLTKRMLNEMGIPDEAIRSRQHLPEERAHYASDCWDVEVKLERFGWVEVVGIADRTDYDLKKHSEHSGENLRAFRELEEPKVIYRPEPVMEELGPKFMSDAPKIAEALRRITAESEDELKGGLTVEVDGEEVEVPQECYEIIKERVTGEWFYPHVIEPSYGIDRILYCVLEHNFDPEEGVFRFPAWLAPIEVGVFPLLKRSDMVEYARRVASMLREEGFTVEYDDSGSIGRRYARADEIGVPYCVTVDHETLEDDTVTIRDRDTTEQVRVEVGKLADVLRGLIDGNLEFEEAGDPV from the coding sequence TTGACCGAGGACATCTACGAACGCATCATGGAGATCGCACGCCGACGCGGGTTCATACTGCCCGCGTTCCGTATCTACGGGGGAGCCCGGGGCTTTTACGACTACGGTCCCCTGGGAGCACTTCTAAAGCGGAAAATCGAGGAGAAGTGGCGCGAGTATTACGTTCATAAGGAAGGTTTCATGGAGATCGAAGCCCCCAACCTGCTCATAAGTGAGGTGTTCGAGGCTTCCGGTCACGTCGAGCACTTCATAGATCCCATGACTCATTGCAGCGAGTGTGGTGAGTTCTTCCGCGCCGATCACTTGGTCGAGGAGGAGCTTGGAGTCGACGCCGAGGGAATGTCGCCCGAGGAGTTGGAGGACTTGATCCGTGAGCACGACCTACGATGTCCCGAGTGCGGTGGGAAGCTCGCCGAGGTCACCGAGTTCAACCTGATGTTCGATACGAACATCGGTCCCAAGGAAGGTCGAACGGGATATCTGCGTCCGGAGACCGCCCAAGCTATCTTTATCCAGTTCAAAGACCTTTACAGGTGGGCGCGACAGAAGCTTCCCTTCGGTGTCGTGCAGATAGGTCGCGCGTACCGAAACGAAATCAGCCCGCGACAGGGTGTGATCCGTCTCCGCGAGTTCACTCAGGCCGAGGCTGAAGTCTTCTTCGACCCCGAGGAGAAGGAGTACCCCGGGTTCGAACGCTACGCGGACGAAGTCCTCAAGTTCTATCCCATAGAGGAACAACGGAAAGAGGACGGTGAGATGCTGGAGATGTCCGTTCGTGAGGCCGTTGAGGAAGGCATGGTCAGTCAACCAATCGGCTACTTCCTTGGTCTCACCAAGCGTATGCTCAACGAGATGGGGATTCCGGACGAAGCCATTCGATCGCGTCAGCATCTCCCAGAAGAGCGGGCACACTACGCCAGCGACTGCTGGGACGTGGAGGTGAAGCTGGAGCGGTTCGGATGGGTTGAAGTCGTCGGGATCGCGGACAGGACGGATTATGACCTTAAGAAGCACTCGGAACACAGTGGAGAGAACCTACGGGCCTTCCGCGAGCTGGAGGAGCCCAAGGTCATCTACCGCCCGGAACCCGTGATGGAAGAGCTCGGACCGAAGTTCATGTCGGACGCTCCGAAGATCGCGGAAGCGCTACGTCGAATCACCGCGGAGAGCGAGGATGAGCTGAAGGGAGGCCTCACTGTCGAAGTCGACGGCGAGGAGGTGGAGGTGCCCCAGGAGTGCTACGAGATTATCAAGGAGAGGGTCACGGGCGAGTGGTTCTACCCGCACGTGATCGAACCTTCCTACGGTATCGATCGTATCCTGTATTGTGTCCTCGAACACAACTTCGACCCGGAGGAAGGCGTGTTCAGGTTCCCGGCCTGGTTGGCGCCGATCGAGGTGGGAGTATTCCCACTGCTGAAGCGCAGCGACATGGTCGAGTACGCCCGACGCGTGGCCAGTATGCTACGTGAGGAAGGATTTACAGTCGAGTACGACGACTCCGGTTCGATAGGCAGACGATACGCTCGTGCCGACGAGATCGGTGTTCCGTACTGCGTCACCGTGGACCACGAAACACTCGAGGATGATACGGTGACTATTAGGGACAGGGACACGACCGAGCAAGTCCGCGTAGAGGTCGGAAAGCTAGCGGACGTACTACGCGGGCTCATCGATGGTAACCTCGAGTTCGAGGAGGCCGGCGACCCTGTGTGA